DNA sequence from the Bacillus pumilus genome:
TGAATGAAATTTCTGCGAAAAAAATGAAGGAATATGAAGGGCAGACTGTCGAAGTATTAGTAGAGGGTGAAAGTAAAAACAACCCTGAAATCCTAGCCGGATATACAAGTAAAAGCAAGCTTGTGAATTTTAAAGCACCAAAAGAAGCTATTGGCAACATCGTCAAAGTGAAAATCACACAAGCCAAAACTTGGTCTCTTGACGGAGAAATGGTTGGAGAAGCTATCGAGGTGAATTAAAATGACGCTTTATTCAAAAAAAGAGATTGTCGAGCGCGCAAGAGAGCTCGCTAAAATGATTTCTGAAACAGAAGAAGTTGATTTCTTCAAAAAAGCAGAAGCGCAAATCAATGAAAATACAAAAATTTCAACGATTATTAATCAAATTAAGGCGCTTCAAAAACAAGCTGTGAATTTAAAGCATTACGGCAAACATGAAGCCTTAAAGCAAGTCGAAGAAAAAATCGATGCCCTGCAAGAAGAACTGGATGAAATTCCAGTGATTCAAGAATTCAAAGAATCACAAGTGGAAGTCAATTCCCTGCTTCAGCTCGTAGCGCATACGATTTCTAATCAAGTAACAGATGAAATCATTCTTTCAACCGGCGGTGACCTCTTATTAGGAGAAACCGGTTCAAAAGTGAAAAACTCATCACCAAGTTGCTCCATTAAATGAGAAAACCCCGCAAATGCGGGGTTTTTTGTTTTGTTATCATCATTTTTTGAAAGAACAAAAATCACACTTCCCATTCTACTTCTTGTTTCGTCACCCCAAAATCTCTCACTCTCCAACTTTTCCAATTTTCAAGGCAAGTTTATGGGCGACCATGCATACACTGAAACAGAAATGAATTTAATTGAACATGAAGTTCAAAATCGTGACACACTAGACGAATGCCCAGCATAAGATAAAACGATCAAGAACAAGGAGGCATGCCGGAATGTCTGAATACAGAGAAATTATTACAAAAGCGGTGGTTGCAAAAGGGAGGAAATTCACCCAAAGCACTCACACCATTTCTCCATCGCAAAAACCAACCAGCATCCTAGGTGGTTGGATCATTAATCATAAGTATGATGCTGAAAAGGTCGGTAAAACTGTTGAGATTGAAGGAACCTTTGATATTAACGTATGGTATTCTTACGCTGATAACACAAAAACAGAAGTCGTCACAGAACGGGTGAAATATGTAGACATCATCAAACTAAGATATAAAGATAAAAATTTCCTTGATGATGAGCACGAAGTGATTGCAAAAGTGCTGCAGCAGCCGAATTGTCTAGAAGTGACCATTTCTCCAAACGGCAATAAAATTATCGTTCAGGCAGAGCGTGAATTCATTGCTGAAGTGGTAGGAGAAACAAAAATTGTTGTAGAGGTCAATTCAAGCTGGAAAGAAAAAGATGATCATGAGTGGGAAGAAGAGGTGGATGAGGAGTTAGAGGATATTCATCCAGAATTCCTAGCGGGTGATCCAGAAGAGTAATTGATGACTAGGGCGCATATCCCCCTAGTTTTTTTGTGTCCTATCTAGGAGAAAAAAGGTGATTTTTTATGCTATAATGAAAGATGGTATGAATTCGAATGTAATATAGTGAGGGATTAGAAATATGGCAAGTTATACGCCCATGATACAGCAATATTTAAAAATCAAGGCAGAGTATCAAGATGCCTTTTTATTTTTTCGCTTAGGCGATTTTTATGAAATGTTTTTTGATGACGCAAAAGAAGCGTCACAAGAATTAGAAATCACGCTAACAAGCAGAGATGGCGGGACCATACCAATGTGCGGTGTTCCTTATCATTCTGCTTCTGCATACATAGAACAATTGATTTCAAAAGGCTACAAGGTCGCGATTTGTGAGCAGGTGGAAGATCCTAAAACGGCAAAAGGTGTAGTCAAAAGAGAAGTCGTTCAACTCATTACACCAGGTACGGTGATGGATGGTAAAGCTTAAGTGAAAATGAAAACAACTTCATTGCCTCTGTGACAAAGTTTGAAAATGGATATGGACTTGCACTTTCCGATTTATCTACTGGTGAAAACATGGCGGCTTTCATTGATCGATTAGATGAAGTCGTGTCTGAAATTTATTCTGTCGGTGCAAAAGAAATTGTGGTGTCAAAGCAGCTGGATGAGGAAACAGTCAAGACCTTAAAGGATCGGTGCCAAGCGACCATTTCATACGAAGATAGTGATGAATTAATCGATGAAGCTGAGCGGCTCGTGTCCCGCCTGAGTGAGCAACTAAGATCGGCCTTTTTGACATTATATGCTTATTTAAGAAGAACGCAAAAAAGAAGCCTCGATCACCTTCAGCAAGTTCAAGTGTTTGAGCTCGAACAAACAATGAAAATTGATCTTTACTCAAAACGAAATCTTGAATTAACAGAGACGATCCGCTCAAAAAGCAAGAAGGGTTCTTTGTTATGGCTGTTAGATGAAACAAAAACAGCGATGGGTGGAAGGCTGCTCAAGCAATGGATCGACCGGCCGTTAATTCGTCTTTCGCACATTAAAGAACGCCAGGAAATGGTGCAAATTCTCATGGACCATCTCTTTGAACGAGAGGACCTGCGTGAACGGTTAAAGCAAGTATATGATCTCGAACGTTTAGCGGGCCGCGTCGCATTTGGCAACGTAAATGCCCGTGATCTCATTCAGTTAAAGGAATCCTTAAAACAAGTACCAGCCATTAAAGAGCTTGTGCACTCACTGCCAGAGGAAATGGCGAAATCAAGAGCGAATGATATTGATCCTTGTGATGATTTACTGGATTTATTAGAAGATGCGCTATATGAAAATCCGCCAATGACGCTAAAAGAAGGCAATTTGATTAAAGACGGCTACAATGCAAAATTAGATGAATACCGTGATGCCAGCCGAAATGGGAAGGACTGGATTGCACGGCTAGAACAGCAAGAAAGAGAATATACAGGTATTCGCTCTTTAAAAGTCGGGTTTAATAAAGTATTTGGTTATTATATTGAAGTGACACGAGCGAATACGCATTTGCTGGAGGAAGGGCGTTATGAAAGAAAACAAACGCTCGCCAATGCAGAGCGGTATATTACACCTGAATTGAAAGAAAAAGAAGCGCTGATTCTTGAGGCAGAATCAAATATTAGCGAACTGGAATATGAACTATTCGCAGCTCTCAGAGAACAAGTGAAAGTCTATATTCCGAGATTACAGCTGCTCGCAAAACAAATGAGTGAGCTGGACGCTCTCCAATGCTTTGCGACTGTCAGTGAAAAACGCCGTTATATCCGTCCAGAATTCTCAGAGGATGAGGTAGATGTCATAGATGGTCGTCACCCAGTCGTTGAAAAAGTGATGGATCACCAGGAGTATGTACCAAATGACTGCCATATGGGAAATGGCCGGCAAACCTTACTCATTACTGGGCCAAATATGTCAGGGAAAAGTACGTATATGAGACAAATGGCGCTTATCTCCATTCTTGCGCAAATTGGCTGCTTTGTGCCGGCATCGAAGGCGACTCTTCCGATCTTTGACCAAATCTTTACACGCATTGGGGCGGCAGATGATTTGATTTCTGGTCAGAGTACTTTTATGGTAGAGATGCTCGAAGCAAAAAATGCGATGGTGCATGCAACGAAAAACAGCTTGATTTTATTTGATGAAATTGGACGCGGGACAAGCACCTATGATGGAATGGCTCTTGCGCAGGCGATCATTGAATTTGTTCACGATCATATTGGTGCCAAAACGCTTTTTTCCACACATTATCACGAGCTGACAGTTCTTGAATCTCAATTAAGCGAGCTGAAAAATGTCCATGTACGTGCTGAAGAGCATGAGGGCACGGTCGTTTTCTTACATCAAATCAAAGAGGGTGCAGCTGATAAAAGCTATGGTATTCATGTAGCGCAGCTTGCTGAATTGCCTGATGCGATCATCGATAGGGCCCAGACCATTTTGACGGAGCTTGAGAGCGGATCACATGAAGTGACCCCGCACGTATCTGCAGCTCCAAAAACAGAAAAGGCAGAGGAAAAGCAACAGCTTTCTTTCTTTGAAGTAGAAGAAAAACCGCAAACCAAACCAGTTCTAAAACAGAAAGATCAAGCGGTGATCGAGGAATTAAAGTCATTCAATCTAATGGATATGACTCCGCTCGAAGCGATGACTAAGCTATATGAATTGCAAAAGAAATTATAATGTAAGGTGAGGTGAGCAAAATGGCAAAGATTATTCAGTTATCCGATGACCTATCCAATAAAATTGCTGCAGGTGAAGTAGTCGAGCGTCCAGCTTCTGTCGTAAAAGAGCTTATGGAAAATGCAATTGATGCAAGCAGTACAGTGATTGAAATCGATGTAGAAGAAGCAGGTCTTTCCTCTATTAGAATGATTGATAATGGTGTTGGAATCGATGCTGAAGATTGTAAGCTCGCCTTTCAGCGCCATGCAACGAGTAAAATCAAAGATGAAAATGACCTGTTCCGTGTCAGAACGCTCGGATTCAGGGGAGAGGCGCTGCCAAGTATCGCATCTGTCTCTCATCTAGAAATGAAAACAAGTACTGGTGAAGGAGCTGGAACGCACCTGGTGCTGCAAGGCGGAAAGATCATTTCAGAAAAAAAAACCTCTAGTCGCCGCGGTACCGAGATCGTCGTTACCAACTTATTTTACAATACACCGGCCCGCCTAAAATACATGAAAACCGTTCATACGGAGCTTGGCAATATATCAGATGTCGTCAATCGAATTGCGCTGGCTCACCCAGAAGTATCGATTCGCTTGC
Encoded proteins:
- a CDS encoding RicAFT regulatory complex protein RicA family protein; this translates as MTLYSKKEIVERARELAKMISETEEVDFFKKAEAQINENTKISTIINQIKALQKQAVNLKHYGKHEALKQVEEKIDALQEELDEIPVIQEFKESQVEVNSLLQLVAHTISNQVTDEIILSTGGDLLLGETGSKVKNSSPSCSIK
- the cotE gene encoding outer spore coat protein CotE translates to MSEYREIITKAVVAKGRKFTQSTHTISPSQKPTSILGGWIINHKYDAEKVGKTVEIEGTFDINVWYSYADNTKTEVVTERVKYVDIIKLRYKDKNFLDDEHEVIAKVLQQPNCLEVTISPNGNKIIVQAEREFIAEVVGETKIVVEVNSSWKEKDDHEWEEEVDEELEDIHPEFLAGDPEE